One genomic segment of uncultured Desulfobacter sp. includes these proteins:
- a CDS encoding IS1595 family transposase: MYIIAGHKGNPEAVSKKGRDGRRNRLKGSRGRGTLEKEKPPIFGMIQRCGQVVIQMLPNVRQATIEPLIKATIQPGTLVYTDEYSIYNRLDEWGYDHESVNHGAGEYARDDDGDGFYEVHVNTMEGFWSLLRSWIRPHRGISQEKLPFYLGFFEFVHNVGKRGKSLLHSLIEVMIK; the protein is encoded by the coding sequence GTGTATATCATTGCAGGGCACAAAGGCAACCCCGAGGCTGTATCAAAAAAAGGCCGAGATGGTCGCCGTAACCGATTAAAGGGTTCTAGAGGGCGTGGTACGCTGGAAAAAGAGAAGCCACCTATTTTCGGGATGATACAACGGTGTGGGCAAGTTGTGATTCAAATGCTCCCCAATGTCCGGCAGGCCACCATTGAGCCTTTGATAAAGGCCACTATACAACCAGGAACATTGGTCTATACCGATGAGTATTCCATTTATAACCGGTTGGATGAATGGGGTTATGACCATGAAAGTGTGAATCATGGAGCCGGTGAATATGCCAGAGACGATGATGGAGACGGGTTTTATGAAGTTCATGTGAATACAATGGAAGGCTTCTGGTCATTACTCCGAAGCTGGATTCGCCCACATCGGGGTATCTCACAGGAAAAACTTCCTTTTTACCTCGGATTTTTTGAGTTCGTTCATAATGTTGGTAAACGAGGGAAATCCCTGCTTCATTCACTTATTGAAGTGATGATCAAGTAA
- a CDS encoding type II toxin-antitoxin system HipA family toxin — protein MLKLNVMITLPDGRQLFCGEIFTTTPDTRGRIQGSFRYTKEYLSNPDAFSLDPVHLPLGAAEIETDRPQGVHGVFEDALPDSWGRALLSAKYHIPRAEQTVPNLLKFLGTSGLGALSFYSGREKAYIDPSAAIHDLSGVVEAALNFDAGLPVDENDLKALFICGSSPGGARPKALIKSNDGRQWIAKFPKLNDRYHVEAIEAGTLCLADNAGLNVPNFLIWKAGNRSVLLVERFDMTPSCGRNHMISMETLLDADGYYNLSYSDMFVIINKFSSKPRKDTDALFRQMVFNAAVSNTDDHLKNFAMLHTESGFCLSPAYDLLPDIYHNREHCLSFPQGAGTLPPGRKILERIGNVYKVSNPGRIIGEVYQSVSCWQDVFEEYDVPQKDIQRLEPAISRGLSRLV, from the coding sequence ATGTTAAAGCTTAATGTTATGATAACCCTTCCTGACGGCCGGCAGTTGTTCTGCGGTGAAATTTTTACTACCACGCCTGATACCCGGGGCAGAATCCAGGGATCTTTCCGGTATACGAAAGAGTACCTGTCAAACCCTGATGCTTTTTCCCTTGATCCGGTGCATTTGCCCTTAGGCGCTGCTGAAATTGAGACGGACCGTCCCCAGGGGGTACATGGCGTGTTTGAGGATGCCTTGCCGGATAGCTGGGGCAGGGCGCTTTTATCCGCAAAGTACCATATTCCCAGGGCAGAACAAACTGTTCCCAATTTATTAAAATTTCTGGGAACAAGCGGTCTGGGTGCATTATCTTTTTATTCAGGAAGGGAAAAAGCCTATATCGATCCTTCAGCAGCCATCCATGATTTATCCGGGGTGGTCGAGGCTGCGTTAAATTTTGACGCCGGCCTTCCCGTGGATGAGAATGATCTAAAAGCGCTTTTCATTTGCGGCAGTTCTCCCGGCGGTGCCCGTCCTAAGGCCCTGATTAAAAGCAATGACGGCAGGCAATGGATAGCAAAATTTCCCAAACTCAATGACCGCTATCATGTTGAAGCAATTGAAGCAGGCACCCTTTGCCTGGCAGACAATGCCGGCCTGAATGTTCCCAATTTTTTAATCTGGAAAGCCGGCAACCGAAGCGTCCTGCTTGTGGAACGGTTTGATATGACACCGTCCTGCGGTCGCAACCACATGATCAGCATGGAGACCTTGCTGGACGCAGACGGATATTATAACTTGTCTTATTCGGATATGTTTGTGATTATCAATAAATTCAGTAGCAAGCCCAGAAAAGATACAGATGCGTTGTTCCGGCAAATGGTATTTAATGCCGCTGTTAGCAACACCGATGACCACCTTAAAAATTTTGCCATGCTTCATACCGAGTCCGGATTTTGTTTGTCGCCGGCGTATGACCTGCTCCCCGATATTTATCATAACAGGGAGCATTGCTTATCTTTTCCCCAGGGGGCTGGTACATTGCCTCCAGGCAGAAAGATTCTGGAAAGAATCGGCAATGTATATAAAGTGTCCAATCCGGGCCGGATCATCGGCGAAGTGTATCAATCCGTGTCCTGTTGGCAAGATGTATTTGAAGAATACGACGTTCCCCAAAAGGATATCCAGCGGCTTGAACCTGCCATCAGCCGTGGTCTAAGCAGATTAGTTTGA
- a CDS encoding transposase, whose product MKVNIKTLIDDVQCYETVRELHWPKIRECPFCDSINTIKKGFDDRESAKQRYECKECGKRFDDLTGTIFAGHHQPLKVWILCLYFMGLNLSNNQISKELDLNRGDVHNMAAQLREGVVKKSLR is encoded by the coding sequence ATGAAGGTAAATATCAAGACCCTGATAGATGATGTACAATGCTATGAAACCGTTCGTGAACTGCATTGGCCCAAAATACGTGAGTGTCCGTTTTGTGATTCCATAAATACAATCAAAAAAGGTTTCGATGATAGGGAATCCGCCAAACAGCGTTATGAATGCAAAGAGTGCGGAAAACGCTTCGATGATCTCACCGGGACCATTTTTGCCGGACATCACCAACCCCTTAAAGTGTGGATATTGTGCCTTTATTTCATGGGGTTGAATTTGTCCAACAACCAGATTTCCAAAGAGTTGGACCTTAATCGTGGAGATGTTCACAATATGGCTGCTCAGCTACGCGAAGGCGTGGTAAAAAAAAGCCTCAGATAA
- a CDS encoding cobyric acid synthase, with the protein MSENLKKAKCIAALGTGSDVGKSVVATALCRIFSDRGHKVAPYKAQNMSNNSGVTPEGLEMGRAQIVQAEAARIAPHVDMNPVLLKPVTQIGSQVVLLGKVHKDLSAAEYHREKAKLWDTACGALDRLRATNDVVVLEGAGSCAEVNLMARDIVNLKMAAYAKAPVILTADIDRGGVFAQIVGTLACLNKAEQDQIAGFVINRFRGDIALFKDGVDWIEKKTGKPVFGVLPWVNHHIPNEDSVVIEHAVAKTDPAKIPTVLVVRTPHISNFTDFDVLFQVEGLGVDFVEHPRDLSAYKAVILPGSKSTRSDLNWLAKTGWTSKIQAYVENGGHVLGICGGYQMLGTKVHDPHGLEGIPGDTDGLGLLPLEAVLKAPKTTTISRFEWEGVPGLGYEIHMGRTVSADRIASGKAAKNGLLNVKERNQHACIDFDGAVADSGRIMGTYMHGFFDSAPILKKWLSLLGLSELEPPESCGLQGRDRQYDMLARHFEKHVDVSAIVNAMNQVGSYL; encoded by the coding sequence ATGAGTGAAAATTTAAAAAAGGCAAAATGTATCGCCGCCCTGGGTACAGGTTCTGATGTGGGCAAAAGCGTGGTTGCCACAGCCCTTTGCCGGATTTTTTCCGACCGCGGGCATAAGGTAGCCCCTTACAAGGCACAGAATATGTCCAATAATTCAGGGGTTACTCCGGAAGGCCTTGAAATGGGCCGGGCCCAAATTGTCCAGGCCGAAGCCGCCCGCATTGCTCCCCATGTGGACATGAACCCGGTGCTGCTCAAGCCCGTGACCCAGATCGGCTCCCAGGTGGTGCTGCTGGGGAAGGTGCATAAAGATCTGTCTGCGGCTGAATATCACCGGGAAAAGGCAAAGCTCTGGGATACGGCCTGCGGCGCCCTGGACCGCCTGCGTGCCACCAATGATGTGGTGGTGCTGGAAGGAGCCGGTTCCTGCGCTGAAGTCAATCTCATGGCACGGGATATCGTAAATCTGAAAATGGCCGCCTATGCCAAGGCACCGGTGATTCTCACCGCTGACATTGACCGGGGCGGGGTGTTTGCCCAGATCGTGGGGACCCTGGCTTGTTTGAATAAGGCCGAACAGGACCAAATCGCAGGCTTTGTCATCAATCGGTTCCGGGGTGATATCGCGTTATTTAAAGATGGTGTGGACTGGATTGAAAAAAAGACCGGCAAACCGGTTTTCGGTGTGCTGCCCTGGGTGAATCATCATATCCCCAACGAAGATTCCGTGGTGATCGAACATGCCGTGGCTAAAACTGATCCGGCCAAAATCCCCACGGTGCTGGTGGTGCGCACCCCCCATATCTCCAATTTCACCGATTTTGATGTCCTGTTCCAGGTGGAAGGATTGGGCGTGGATTTTGTTGAACACCCAAGGGATCTGTCCGCCTATAAAGCCGTAATCCTGCCCGGTTCCAAGAGCACTCGCAGTGACTTGAACTGGCTTGCTAAAACCGGATGGACCTCCAAAATTCAGGCCTACGTTGAAAACGGTGGTCATGTCCTGGGCATATGCGGCGGCTATCAGATGCTGGGCACAAAAGTCCATGATCCCCACGGCCTTGAAGGCATCCCGGGCGACACTGATGGGTTGGGGCTTCTCCCCCTTGAAGCGGTGCTCAAAGCACCTAAAACCACCACAATTTCCCGGTTTGAATGGGAGGGCGTCCCTGGTTTGGGCTATGAAATCCACATGGGCCGGACAGTTTCCGCCGATCGAATCGCTTCGGGCAAGGCGGCAAAAAACGGTCTGTTAAACGTAAAAGAAAGAAACCAACATGCCTGCATTGATTTTGACGGAGCTGTGGCCGACTCGGGCCGAATCATGGGTACCTACATGCACGGCTTTTTTGACTCCGCCCCCATCCTGAAAAAATGGCTTTCGCTTCTGGGCTTAAGCGAACTTGAGCCCCCGGAATCATGCGGCCTGCAGGGCCGGGACAGGCAGTACGACATGCTGGCCAGGCATTTTGAAAAACATGTGGATGTGTCTGCTATTGTAAACGCCATGAACCAGGTGGGAAGTTATTTGTAA
- a CDS encoding EcsC family protein: MTHELTEYEAKQFSAIQAWKTEEPGVISKSLGTVFAPVSWLTQKIIPEKAIRSAVYAAIKTADKLTDSGDIKKSGNVSEIRELLKKDLVFLDKLSSNVHNWAIGLATTGGIATGLGGAVTLAADVPAMVTLALRTIYKIGLCYGYEPKTNDDRLFILAVLAISSANSIGDKMIALNTLHAVRANPENSPEPSPDDTTESTPKKPITKKDTDIGIDHLSKAIGLNITKRKMLQLIPAVGAVVGGSVNGWYLKDIGWSARRAYQERWLADKYSELTIPNH; encoded by the coding sequence ATGACACACGAACTGACTGAATATGAAGCGAAACAGTTTTCCGCCATTCAGGCATGGAAAACCGAAGAACCTGGTGTCATCAGCAAATCCCTGGGGACGGTTTTTGCGCCGGTATCCTGGCTGACCCAAAAAATCATTCCGGAAAAAGCAATCCGGAGTGCCGTCTACGCAGCGATTAAAACAGCAGATAAACTAACCGACAGTGGTGATATAAAAAAATCGGGAAATGTTTCCGAAATCAGGGAACTATTAAAAAAAGACCTGGTATTTCTAGACAAACTTTCCTCAAATGTACATAACTGGGCTATCGGTCTTGCTACGACCGGCGGTATTGCCACAGGCCTGGGCGGTGCGGTCACCCTTGCGGCAGATGTCCCGGCAATGGTCACTTTGGCATTGCGAACTATTTATAAAATCGGCCTGTGCTATGGATACGAGCCAAAAACAAATGATGACAGGCTTTTCATTCTCGCGGTTCTGGCCATCTCCAGTGCCAATTCCATCGGTGACAAAATGATTGCCCTCAACACGCTTCATGCCGTCAGGGCCAACCCTGAAAATTCTCCGGAGCCATCACCCGATGATACGACAGAATCAACACCAAAAAAACCTATAACCAAAAAAGATACTGACATTGGTATCGACCACCTCTCAAAGGCAATCGGGCTAAATATCACGAAACGAAAAATGCTCCAGCTCATTCCTGCCGTTGGTGCGGTCGTAGGCGGTTCGGTAAACGGGTGGTATTTGAAGGATATTGGATGGTCAGCCCGCAGAGCTTATCAGGAAAGATGGCTTGCGGACAAGTATTCCGAATTGACAATACCAAATCATTGA
- a CDS encoding helix-turn-helix transcriptional regulator yields the protein MVDVVCRNVLTPLGQRLRQARLMREDSQGDFAFRIGVSIPTLRKMETGSPQVSIGTWVKALDILGCLSDMDKLIAPKESLAERFEIQHKYAGRQRVKRSR from the coding sequence ATGGTTGATGTGGTTTGTCGTAATGTACTAACTCCGCTTGGGCAGCGCCTGAGGCAGGCCAGATTGATGCGGGAAGACTCCCAGGGGGATTTTGCATTCAGGATCGGCGTTTCTATCCCTACGCTGCGCAAAATGGAGACAGGCAGTCCCCAGGTGTCCATCGGCACCTGGGTAAAAGCGTTGGATATTCTTGGTTGTCTTTCTGACATGGATAAGCTGATTGCACCTAAAGAATCGCTGGCCGAACGGTTTGAAATCCAACACAAGTATGCAGGCCGGCAACGCGTCAAACGGAGTAGGTAA
- a CDS encoding universal stress protein codes for MKHPERILVVSMGTKQALKAVQWGISLARNYGAELFITHIVHNPFGLKGWSLPISSAKIIKDEFTKILEDAHKDLQDYIKTEDSEGLTIQESVIQGNPVQEITKLISEKNIDLMVMTAHEQGYIEHLMMGNDIRELIQKMPCSLFLVKRELDYKRYE; via the coding sequence ATGAAACATCCGGAACGTATTCTCGTTGTATCCATGGGTACGAAACAGGCCCTTAAAGCCGTTCAGTGGGGAATTTCTTTGGCCCGCAATTACGGGGCAGAACTTTTTATCACCCATATCGTGCACAACCCCTTTGGGCTCAAAGGCTGGAGTCTGCCCATATCCTCAGCCAAGATTATAAAGGACGAGTTCACAAAAATACTTGAGGATGCCCACAAAGACCTTCAGGATTATATCAAGACGGAAGATTCCGAAGGGCTGACCATCCAGGAAAGCGTCATCCAGGGGAATCCTGTGCAGGAAATCACAAAATTGATTTCAGAAAAAAATATTGACCTGATGGTTATGACGGCCCATGAGCAGGGTTATATTGAACATCTGATGATGGGTAATGACATTCGGGAACTGATTCAAAAAATGCCCTGTTCCCTGTTCCTTGTCAAAAGAGAACTGGACTATAAGCGCTATGAATGA
- the cobJ gene encoding precorrin-3B C(17)-methyltransferase has translation MQSNSHAGNGQDKSVNTENSRPDSHSHPCPGGNTLYIVGTGPGKADHMSGRARQVLVACDIVVGYKTYIELIEDVIKDKKILTTGMTKEVDRVQAAIDAALDGHVCALISGGDAGIYAMAGLVLEMLALKKIACNTGEKDSLCVEVVPGIPALAAGAALLGAPLTHDFATVSLSDLLTPWEMIEKRLDAAASADFVINIYNPKSKKRDWQLSRAMEIILKYRAGNTPVGIVTGAMRDNQKVALCALKDLDKADVGMQSIVIVGNSSTFIYNDFMITPRGYSKKYKI, from the coding sequence ATGCAAAGCAACAGCCATGCCGGCAACGGGCAGGACAAATCTGTTAATACCGAAAACAGCCGGCCGGACAGTCACAGTCACCCTTGCCCTGGCGGCAATACCCTTTACATCGTAGGCACAGGACCCGGAAAGGCCGACCATATGTCCGGCCGGGCACGCCAGGTGCTGGTAGCCTGTGATATTGTGGTGGGGTACAAGACTTATATTGAACTGATTGAAGATGTGATTAAGGACAAAAAGATTCTGACCACAGGCATGACCAAGGAGGTGGACCGGGTTCAGGCCGCTATTGATGCCGCCCTTGATGGTCACGTCTGTGCCCTGATTTCCGGCGGTGATGCAGGCATCTACGCCATGGCCGGTCTGGTTTTGGAAATGCTGGCGCTCAAAAAAATTGCCTGCAATACCGGCGAAAAGGATAGCCTGTGTGTTGAGGTGGTGCCGGGCATCCCGGCGCTTGCTGCCGGTGCCGCGCTGTTGGGCGCGCCGTTGACCCATGATTTTGCAACTGTCAGCCTCAGCGATCTGCTCACCCCCTGGGAGATGATTGAAAAGCGCCTGGATGCGGCAGCCTCTGCTGATTTTGTTATCAATATTTACAACCCCAAAAGTAAAAAGCGCGACTGGCAGCTCAGCCGGGCCATGGAGATTATTCTTAAGTATCGGGCAGGCAACACCCCCGTGGGTATTGTCACAGGCGCTATGCGTGACAACCAGAAGGTGGCGTTGTGTGCCCTTAAGGACCTGGATAAGGCTGATGTGGGCATGCAGAGCATCGTTATTGTGGGAAACAGTTCCACCTTTATTTACAATGATTTTATGATCACCCCCCGGGGGTACAGCAAGAAATATAAGATATGA